GATTATTAAAGGGAATGACATCTATTAATATTTTTTCTTGATTAATAGCTAAATCTATAACCAAGCTATTTTCTAATGATTTAGAGAATAAATTTTTTTTCTTTAAATATTCTGCTATATTGCGAATATAAGGATTGTTGTTAGTAGTGGCAGGGGTAAATAAAAATCTTTCTTCTTCTTCTAATGTACCTTGAGAAAATTTAACCGAATCTGCAATTAATCTACCTTTTCTATCAAGAATAAAAGCCGCTCCTGTTTTACCTACTTTTAATTGATTTAAAAATAAACTCAATTCTCCCAAGCGAATATTATTAGTTAAAACACCGATAAATTCTTGATCTGAATTATAAATTACTCGACTACTAGCAATAACTAATTGATTGGTTAATTTGGTTTGATAAATATTCTGCCAACCGCTTGGATTGTTTTTGACTGTTTCTTGATACCATGAACTTTCACGTGGGTCAAACTCGCTGTTTTTTTCAATACTAAGGGTTTTTAAAATATCACCTTTGGCATTAATCAAATATGTCGATAATTGATTTGATTGCCCCTCTTTTTGTTCTAAAATAACTAAGTGAAAATCCCCTGATGGTTGGCGAGAAACTTCTACATAGCTACCATCTTGACGGGCAAATCCAATAATATTAGCGGTATTATTCCAGCGATATTGGTAAACAAAAAACCTTCCTAATTCTTGCAAATTATTAATTAATGAAGGATTAAAAATAATATTATTATTATTTACTTGATTGAGATGATTTCCTTCTTCTAAATAACCATTTATATTACTATCAATACGCAATATTATCTCTTGTTGTAGATTATTCGTTATTTCTTGCAGGGCTTTTTGAGAACTACGATAAGATAAATAGCTAACTACTCCTAAAACGATAAGTATTTGACACACAAAAGGAAACACAAGCAGCGATCGCAGATTTGTTCGACAATTAAGCTGATTGAATAACCTAAGCATAGTAAGGAATTTTTAATTAGGAGTTAATTAGGACAAGGCAATAGGCAATAATTAAGAATTAAGAATTAAGAATTAAAAATTAAGAATTAAAAACCCCGAACACTTATTACTAATTTATCACGAATACTTATTACTAATTTATTATTTATTACTTGTTTCCCCCTTTCCCCTCATCACCTCATCCCCCCATCTCCTCATCACCCTAACACCTGCAACCTGCCACCCGAAACCTACCCTTATCCGATATTCTTAAACCGAATTGAGGTTATTTACCGTTAATTCTTCTCATGGCTTCGATGACGTTTTCACGACTGTTGAAAGCACTAAGACGAAAATAACCTTCCCCTGCGGCACCAAAACCAGATCCGGGAGTGCCAACTACATTATCATTGTGTAAGAGTTTGTCGAAAAAGTCCCAACTAGATAAACCATCGGGGGTTTTTACCCATACATAAGGTGCATTAACACCACCATAAACGGTTAAACCAGCTTTAGTGAGTTCTTCTCGAATAATCTTAGCATTTTCGAGGTAAAAGTTGACTAATTCTTTAATTTGTGCTTTTCCTTCGGGAGAATATACTGCTTCTGCTCCTCTTTGTACGATGTAAGATACACCGTTAAATTTTGTGGATTGGCGACGATTCCAGAGTTTCCATAACTCTACTTCACTGCCATCATTCGCTTTTCCTTTGAGGGTTTTAGGTACAACGGTTAAAGCACAACGAGTTCCTGTAAATCCTGCATTTTTGGAAAAAGAGCGAAATTCGATCGCACATTCTTTTGCCCCTTCTATTTCATAAATGGAATGAGGTAAAGTAGGATCGGTAATAAAGGCTTCATAGGCGGCATCGAATAAAATAATAGAATCGTTTGCCTTGGCATAGTCCACCCATTTTTGTAAATACTCTTTAGTAGCTGTTGCACCGGTAGGATTGTTGGGGAAACAAAGATAGATTAAATCAACTGCTTCGTTAGGTAATTCGGCGGTAAAATCATTTTCGGCACTGATGGGGAGGTAAACTAAACCCTCATACTCTCCTTTCTCGTTGGCTTCTCCTGTATGACCAGCCATGACATTTGTATCAACGTAAACAGGATATACTGGGTCTGTAACGGCAATTTTATTATCTTTGCCAAAAATGTCTAAAATATTGCCTGTATCGCACTTAGAACCGTCAGAGATAAAGATTTCATCTGGGGATATATCACACCCTCTAGCTTGAAAATCATTAG
This is a stretch of genomic DNA from Cyanobacterium aponinum PCC 10605. It encodes these proteins:
- a CDS encoding LL-diaminopimelate aminotransferase, yielding MARINDNYLKLKAGYLFPEIARRVNAFAQANPDAKIIKLGIGDVTEPLPQACRNAMVKAVEDMGDRANFKGYGPEQGYLWLREAIATNDFQARGCDISPDEIFISDGSKCDTGNILDIFGKDNKIAVTDPVYPVYVDTNVMAGHTGEANEKGEYEGLVYLPISAENDFTAELPNEAVDLIYLCFPNNPTGATATKEYLQKWVDYAKANDSIILFDAAYEAFITDPTLPHSIYEIEGAKECAIEFRSFSKNAGFTGTRCALTVVPKTLKGKANDGSEVELWKLWNRRQSTKFNGVSYIVQRGAEAVYSPEGKAQIKELVNFYLENAKIIREELTKAGLTVYGGVNAPYVWVKTPDGLSSWDFFDKLLHNDNVVGTPGSGFGAAGEGYFRLSAFNSRENVIEAMRRINGK